The Parabacteroides sp. AD58 genome includes a window with the following:
- a CDS encoding sirohydrochlorin cobaltochelatase, with protein sequence MYRRDFLKIVMVLLACLGWEHPLQAKVGREFVASDIRETMQKGDKLAILMVHFGSAYPETREALERMNDQVRQAFPQVEVRQAYSARSIVNRVRRQGIWIEHTTDALITLKKEGYTHVVVQPSIVIEGVEMEALRRDVELRKGLFKEIRIGNPLLYDDADYEAVIKALTGSAVASHAGAKLLIANGTYHASNSAYAKLGYMLQVSGHKDYFVGTREGFPTLETVIGQLKAGKYKQVTLLPFMFVLIKSNENRVSASWREGLEKAGFKVGLEAKGLSDYEAIRCLLVEHIQFALAYKRITVAERKEMFGRF encoded by the coding sequence ATGTACCGACGGGATTTTCTGAAAATAGTCATGGTTCTGTTGGCTTGCCTTGGTTGGGAGCATCCGCTCCAGGCCAAGGTCGGGCGTGAGTTCGTCGCTTCGGATATCCGTGAGACGATGCAGAAAGGCGATAAGCTGGCTATTCTGATGGTCCATTTCGGGAGCGCTTATCCGGAAACCCGCGAAGCCCTCGAACGGATGAATGATCAGGTACGTCAGGCATTTCCGCAAGTCGAAGTCCGACAGGCTTACAGTGCCCGCAGTATTGTCAACCGTGTACGCCGCCAAGGCATCTGGATCGAGCATACGACGGATGCTTTGATCACCCTGAAGAAAGAAGGCTATACGCATGTGGTGGTGCAGCCATCAATTGTGATAGAAGGCGTGGAGATGGAAGCCCTGCGCCGCGATGTGGAGCTCCGGAAAGGACTGTTTAAGGAAATCCGTATCGGCAACCCGCTGCTGTATGATGATGCCGACTATGAGGCTGTGATAAAAGCCCTGACCGGAAGTGCTGTGGCTTCTCATGCCGGTGCCAAGTTGTTGATTGCTAACGGAACCTATCATGCCAGTAATTCGGCTTATGCCAAATTGGGCTATATGTTGCAGGTGTCCGGACATAAAGACTATTTCGTCGGGACTCGCGAAGGCTTCCCGACTTTAGAGACAGTCATTGGTCAGCTCAAGGCAGGTAAATATAAACAAGTGACGTTACTGCCTTTTATGTTTGTCTTGATCAAATCCAACGAAAACCGTGTCTCTGCCTCGTGGCGGGAAGGTTTGGAAAAAGCCGGCTTCAAAGTCGGCCTGGAGGCCAAAGGATTGAGCGACTATGAAGCCATTCGCTGCCTGTTGGTCGAACACATTCAGTTTGCCTTGGCTTACAAGCGTATCACGGTCGCCGAACGGAAAGAAATGTTCGGCAGGTTTTAG
- a CDS encoding HU family DNA-binding protein: MSLTYHLVQRPDKSEGALEGSKLYYGQIKIRQQVDFDTLCERIADRSTASKGDVMVVIDGLIRVLTTELQAGNSVQMGEFGNFRLSVGSSGVANAEDFNTSLFKKGKIIFTPGSRLRTMSASPKFERIELKPAE, translated from the coding sequence ATGTCACTTACGTATCATTTAGTACAACGGCCCGACAAGAGTGAGGGTGCATTGGAAGGTAGCAAATTGTATTACGGGCAGATCAAAATCAGGCAACAAGTCGATTTTGATACCTTGTGCGAACGAATTGCCGATCGTTCGACGGCGTCTAAGGGAGATGTGATGGTAGTTATCGATGGATTGATCAGGGTATTAACTACCGAACTTCAGGCAGGGAACAGCGTGCAGATGGGCGAATTTGGGAATTTCCGTTTGAGTGTAGGTAGTTCTGGTGTAGCCAATGCCGAAGATTTTAATACGTCGTTGTTCAAGAAAGGGAAGATTATCTTCACGCCTGGTAGTCGGTTGAGAACCATGAGTGCCAGTCCTAAATTTGAACGTATTGAATTGAAACCGGCAGAGTAG
- a CDS encoding TonB-dependent receptor has translation METKKMLATLLIAGCAQSVFAQDRVITGRVIDAETGRPVSGANIRVSESLTGCTTNNEGYFQLSLPDNADRIRISHLAYEPESYNVTHTDQNIEIRLIEKYVNINPVVVTGTGTHRRMDNSPIPVQVYSAKDLRTANVTNVQEAMTKLNPSISFMTNGMGTTMSMNGLTERYILVLENGKRLAGDDTYARIDMANVKRIEVLSGAASALYGSDAIAGVINIITDDAQNKANITSNTRYGSKNQFTQSVNADFQTGKFGSFTSYQRQQSDGWQLNPYTEGKDGNLVETNKQASTAFHSNTISQRFTFDPTDRLSFYLRGNIYTHKTDRPMPMGDNTTNYDIRHETFTYGAGAQYMINKKSYLNADYFSDNHSTYKDFFTGDNQGTNEMTKRIHHHNLNVKGIFQLGQYNKLSGGFEFIRELLSSQTDNIAGKGVSTMAFYAQDEVNFSKHFQGVVGLRYIYHQNFHSYATPNVALLYKVGGFNFRGSYASGFRSPSLAELYTFSESKRTSRLTIGNVNLKPEKSDNLTLSAEYTNRNFSISASGFYNHIRDMINYREFSQEETNRYNQENGTDFASVQIRDNIQNATIKGFNVRFDAYIGAGFSMNGGYTFVDAKDNTNDRPVDKSVKHSGVVAALWNHTWNKYTLNVNFNGRIQGERFSQSYGYAPKFSLWNLNTTHRFVLKDFILEPGVGVENLFNYVDDRPYNSNYATLTPGRTYYVSLLVKFNK, from the coding sequence ATGGAAACAAAAAAGATGTTGGCAACCTTGCTGATTGCAGGTTGCGCACAAAGTGTTTTCGCACAAGACCGTGTGATAACAGGCCGAGTAATTGATGCAGAAACGGGGCGCCCGGTATCGGGTGCCAATATCCGGGTTTCAGAAAGCTTGACAGGATGTACAACGAATAATGAAGGGTATTTCCAGTTGAGCCTGCCTGATAATGCTGACCGGATTCGTATTTCGCATCTGGCATATGAACCGGAGTCGTATAATGTAACACATACGGACCAGAACATTGAGATTCGCCTGATCGAAAAGTATGTGAACATTAATCCGGTGGTAGTTACCGGTACCGGTACTCACCGGAGAATGGATAACTCGCCCATACCGGTACAGGTGTATTCGGCCAAGGACCTGCGGACTGCCAACGTAACGAATGTGCAGGAAGCTATGACAAAACTCAACCCAAGTATTTCGTTCATGACCAACGGTATGGGAACAACCATGAGCATGAACGGTTTGACCGAGCGTTACATCCTGGTCTTGGAGAACGGAAAACGCCTGGCCGGCGATGATACTTATGCGCGTATCGATATGGCAAATGTCAAACGTATTGAAGTCTTGAGCGGTGCGGCTTCAGCGTTGTATGGAAGTGATGCAATTGCCGGTGTTATTAATATCATCACCGATGATGCCCAGAATAAGGCCAACATAACCAGTAATACGCGTTATGGCAGCAAGAACCAGTTTACTCAGTCGGTAAATGCGGATTTCCAGACCGGAAAATTCGGTTCGTTTACTTCTTATCAGCGTCAGCAGTCGGATGGCTGGCAGCTGAATCCGTATACGGAGGGAAAAGATGGCAATTTAGTGGAAACAAACAAGCAGGCTTCGACGGCTTTTCATTCGAATACGATCAGCCAGCGTTTTACCTTCGATCCGACCGACCGTCTTTCATTCTATCTGAGAGGAAATATTTATACGCATAAAACGGATCGTCCTATGCCGATGGGCGACAATACCACCAATTATGACATACGGCACGAAACATTTACCTATGGAGCGGGTGCACAGTATATGATCAATAAGAAATCGTATCTGAATGCGGATTATTTTTCCGATAACCATAGTACTTATAAAGATTTTTTCACCGGAGATAATCAGGGAACCAACGAGATGACCAAACGTATTCATCATCATAACCTGAATGTGAAGGGAATCTTTCAGTTGGGCCAGTACAACAAGCTTTCTGGCGGTTTCGAGTTTATTCGTGAGCTGCTGAGCAGCCAGACGGATAATATTGCCGGAAAAGGAGTATCAACAATGGCCTTTTATGCCCAGGATGAAGTGAACTTCAGCAAGCATTTTCAAGGAGTTGTCGGACTGAGGTATATTTATCATCAGAATTTCCACAGTTATGCAACTCCCAATGTGGCTTTGCTTTATAAAGTAGGCGGCTTTAATTTTCGGGGTTCGTATGCCTCGGGTTTCCGTTCGCCCAGTTTGGCTGAACTGTACACTTTCTCTGAATCCAAGCGGACTTCGCGGCTGACCATCGGTAATGTGAATCTGAAACCGGAAAAGAGTGATAACCTGACGCTGAGTGCGGAATATACAAACCGTAACTTCTCGATATCAGCTTCCGGATTTTACAACCACATCCGCGATATGATCAATTACCGTGAATTCAGTCAAGAAGAAACCAACCGCTATAATCAGGAAAACGGAACAGATTTTGCCAGTGTCCAGATCCGTGACAACATCCAGAATGCGACGATCAAAGGCTTCAATGTCCGTTTTGATGCTTATATCGGTGCCGGATTCTCGATGAACGGTGGCTATACGTTTGTAGATGCGAAAGATAACACCAACGACAGGCCGGTTGACAAGAGTGTAAAACATAGTGGCGTGGTGGCTGCTCTATGGAATCATACCTGGAATAAATATACCTTGAATGTGAATTTCAACGGGCGTATCCAGGGAGAACGCTTCTCTCAGAGTTATGGATATGCGCCGAAATTCTCTCTCTGGAACCTGAATACGACGCATCGGTTTGTGTTGAAGGATTTTATTCTTGAACCGGGCGTAGGCGTGGAGAACTTATTTAATTATGTGGATGACCGGCCTTATAATTCCAACTATGCGACTTTGACGCCGGGACGTACCTATTACGTCAGTTTGCTGGTGAAATTCAATAAGTGA
- a CDS encoding IS1182 family transposase — translation MTKIHFRPYTPNQTVLFPQRIDEDIAENDPVRMVDALVESLNLEGFRKLYKEYGRSPYHPKMMLKVILYAYMNNIYSCRKIEKHLRRDIHYIWLAGYEKPDFITINRFRNRVKKEINEVFTQTVLLLSSKGFISLNVEYIDGTKIESKANKYTFVWRKSVERNRERLMKKISVLLSQIDDVIAQEKASENNEEIEFSPSMLTEMAGELRNALEQASEPSTKEQKSALRKKRRQLKELEAHRDKLQEYNNHLDNLQDRNSYSKTDKEATFMRMKEDAMRNGQTKPGYNLQIATENQFIIDYSLFPNPTDTLTMIPFLKSFADRYGQLAHTVVADSGYGSEENYHFMSENGMEAYVKYNYFHMEQRPRFKPNPFKAENFFYNEEQDYCVCPMGQKMQRAGTRHTKTESGYVVEYARYRAVRCEGCPLRCLCFKAKGNRTIELNHRLWIYKQKARELLCSEEGLKHRGQRCIEPEAVFGQIKFNMNYKRFRHFGKDKVLMDFSFLAIAFNIKKMCTKMNKEGINWPIKHLYGLITAHLSYWEQNNRDYLQNIAA, via the coding sequence ATGACAAAGATACATTTTCGTCCATACACTCCCAACCAAACGGTACTTTTTCCGCAAAGAATCGATGAAGATATTGCAGAAAACGATCCTGTACGCATGGTTGACGCTTTGGTTGAAAGCCTGAATCTTGAAGGTTTCAGGAAGTTATACAAAGAATACGGCCGTAGTCCTTACCATCCCAAGATGATGCTAAAGGTTATCTTGTATGCCTATATGAACAATATATACTCCTGCCGGAAAATAGAAAAGCATCTTCGTCGTGATATCCATTACATATGGTTAGCCGGTTATGAGAAACCGGACTTCATTACTATCAACCGTTTCCGTAACCGGGTGAAGAAGGAAATTAACGAAGTGTTTACCCAAACCGTACTTCTGCTTTCATCCAAAGGTTTCATCAGTCTGAATGTGGAATATATTGACGGAACAAAGATTGAGTCCAAGGCCAACAAATATACTTTTGTATGGCGGAAGAGCGTTGAGCGAAACCGTGAACGACTGATGAAGAAAATCAGTGTTTTGTTAAGCCAAATAGATGACGTCATCGCTCAGGAAAAAGCTTCGGAAAACAACGAGGAAATTGAGTTTTCCCCTTCCATGCTGACAGAAATGGCAGGAGAATTACGCAATGCCCTTGAACAGGCTTCAGAACCATCCACGAAAGAGCAGAAATCTGCACTGAGAAAGAAACGCAGGCAGCTGAAAGAACTGGAAGCACATAGAGATAAGCTTCAGGAATACAATAACCATCTGGACAATCTTCAGGACCGCAACTCTTATTCCAAGACAGACAAAGAGGCCACCTTTATGAGAATGAAGGAGGATGCCATGCGCAACGGTCAGACAAAACCCGGATATAATCTTCAGATTGCTACGGAAAATCAATTCATTATCGATTATTCTCTTTTCCCGAATCCGACTGACACCTTGACGATGATTCCCTTCCTGAAGTCCTTTGCCGACAGATACGGCCAGTTGGCTCATACGGTGGTTGCTGATTCCGGTTACGGATCAGAAGAGAATTACCACTTTATGTCGGAAAACGGGATGGAAGCATACGTCAAATACAATTATTTCCACATGGAGCAGCGGCCAAGATTTAAACCGAATCCTTTTAAAGCCGAAAACTTTTTCTACAATGAAGAACAGGATTACTGTGTCTGTCCAATGGGACAAAAGATGCAGAGGGCAGGCACCAGGCATACGAAAACCGAATCCGGATATGTAGTCGAATATGCCAGGTATAGGGCTGTCAGATGCGAAGGATGTCCGTTAAGATGTCTGTGTTTTAAAGCTAAAGGAAACAGGACGATAGAACTGAATCACCGACTCTGGATATACAAACAGAAAGCCCGGGAACTTCTCTGTTCCGAAGAAGGGCTGAAACACAGAGGGCAAAGGTGCATAGAACCGGAAGCTGTATTTGGACAGATAAAATTCAACATGAACTACAAGCGCTTCCGTCATTTTGGAAAGGACAAGGTTCTCATGGACTTTTCCTTCCTGGCCATCGCCTTCAATATAAAAAAGATGTGTACCAAGATGAATAAAGAGGGTATAAATTGGCCAATTAAACACCTTTACGGCCTTATTACCGCTCATTTAAGCTATTGGGAACAAAATAATCGAGATTATCTTCAGAATATCGCTGCCTGA
- a CDS encoding DUF4248 domain-containing protein translates to MKTFCLKAYGWQELAVLYAPELTPESASKRLGYWIRYHPNLSQALQEAGWKKGQRVLTPLQVEVIIKYLGEP, encoded by the coding sequence ATGAAAACGTTCTGTTTAAAGGCATACGGCTGGCAAGAACTTGCAGTTCTGTATGCGCCGGAATTGACTCCGGAGAGTGCCAGCAAACGACTTGGATATTGGATACGTTACCATCCAAACCTAAGTCAGGCCCTGCAAGAGGCAGGATGGAAGAAGGGGCAAAGGGTACTGACACCACTTCAGGTAGAAGTGATCATTAAGTACCTAGGTGAGCCCTAA